In one window of Frigoriglobus tundricola DNA:
- a CDS encoding GspE/PulE family protein: MQLIQTLIARGLLADADRSRANDALKAAPGFPPHQVLIDKGFIKEEVLLPVLAQEFGLELVDLSHATVERDVLAAMPQKLVHRKNLMPIARHNGTLVVATGDPFDAYALDELQTLTGLHVMPVLAPPREISRLIKQYFGVGGDTVAALAQEAAGGDDDIEFLEALETDDSEMAKAAQEASVVRLVNQILVEAANERASDIHVENEEQGIRIRYRIDGLLQNQNLPAEINRFAMAIVSRLKIMARLNIAEKRLPQDGRIKMRVQGREIDVRVSIIPMIHGEGIVMRLLDKGRMQFNLKNCGMLPDIYNTFKQLIDRPHGIVLVTGPTGSGKSTTLYSALNEIKDETTKIITVEDPVEYNQAGICQIQTHSKIGLTFASALRSILRHDPDVLLVGEIRDVETAEMAIQASLTGHMVFSTLHTNDAPSAFTRMIDMGVEPFLVSSTVEGVMAQRLVRTICPDCKQTYVPDPDELPLDFPLRPKALKPAPDIAVQQGMVEMMSAAEKGEVKLWKGMGCRACRQGGYRGRTGIHELLVNTDVIKELIVQRVNSGIIRHEAMKNGMITLRQDGWRKVMNATTTIDEVARTTAGDIS; the protein is encoded by the coding sequence ATGCAACTGATCCAGACGCTCATTGCCCGCGGGCTCCTCGCCGACGCCGACCGCTCTCGCGCCAACGACGCCCTCAAGGCCGCCCCCGGCTTCCCGCCGCACCAGGTGCTGATCGACAAGGGGTTCATCAAAGAAGAGGTCCTCCTGCCGGTGCTGGCCCAGGAGTTCGGGCTGGAACTGGTCGACCTGTCGCACGCCACCGTCGAGCGGGACGTGCTGGCGGCGATGCCGCAGAAGCTCGTCCACCGCAAGAACCTGATGCCGATCGCCCGGCACAACGGCACGCTCGTCGTCGCCACCGGCGACCCGTTCGACGCCTACGCGCTGGACGAGCTCCAGACGCTCACCGGCCTGCACGTCATGCCGGTCCTGGCCCCGCCCCGCGAGATCAGCCGGCTCATCAAGCAGTACTTCGGGGTCGGCGGCGACACCGTCGCGGCGCTCGCCCAGGAGGCCGCCGGCGGCGACGACGACATCGAGTTCCTGGAGGCGCTGGAGACCGACGACAGCGAGATGGCGAAGGCCGCCCAGGAGGCGTCCGTCGTCCGGCTCGTGAACCAGATCCTCGTGGAGGCGGCCAACGAGCGGGCCAGCGACATCCACGTCGAGAACGAGGAGCAGGGCATCCGCATCCGGTACCGGATCGACGGGCTGTTGCAGAACCAGAACCTGCCCGCGGAGATCAACCGGTTCGCGATGGCGATCGTCAGCCGCCTCAAGATCATGGCCCGGCTCAACATCGCCGAGAAGCGGCTGCCCCAGGACGGGCGCATCAAGATGCGCGTCCAGGGCCGCGAGATCGACGTTCGCGTGTCGATCATCCCGATGATCCACGGCGAGGGGATCGTCATGCGGCTCCTCGACAAGGGCCGCATGCAGTTCAACCTCAAGAACTGCGGGATGCTGCCGGACATCTACAACACGTTCAAGCAGCTCATCGACCGCCCGCACGGCATCGTCCTCGTCACCGGCCCCACCGGCTCGGGCAAGTCCACCACGCTGTACTCCGCGCTCAACGAGATCAAGGACGAGACCACCAAGATCATCACCGTCGAGGACCCGGTCGAGTACAACCAGGCCGGCATCTGCCAGATCCAGACCCACAGCAAGATCGGCCTCACCTTCGCCAGCGCGCTCCGCTCGATCCTGCGGCACGACCCGGACGTCCTCCTGGTCGGCGAGATCCGCGACGTCGAGACGGCCGAAATGGCGATCCAGGCGTCGCTCACCGGGCACATGGTGTTCAGCACCCTGCACACCAACGACGCCCCGAGCGCGTTCACCCGCATGATCGACATGGGCGTCGAGCCGTTCCTCGTGTCCAGCACCGTGGAAGGGGTGATGGCCCAGCGGCTGGTGCGCACCATCTGCCCGGACTGCAAGCAGACCTACGTCCCCGACCCCGACGAGCTGCCCCTCGACTTCCCGCTCCGCCCGAAGGCGCTGAAGCCGGCGCCCGACATCGCCGTCCAGCAGGGCATGGTCGAGATGATGAGCGCCGCCGAGAAGGGCGAGGTGAAGCTGTGGAAGGGGATGGGGTGCCGCGCCTGCCGCCAGGGCGGGTACCGCGGCCGGACCGGCATCCACGAGCTGCTCGTCAACACCGACGTGATCAAGGAGCTGATCGTCCAGCGGGTGAACTCCGGCATCATCCGCCACGAGGCGATGAAGAACGGCATGATCACCCTCCGCCAGGACGGCTGGCGCAAGGTCATGAACGCCACGACCACGATCGACGAGGTGGCCCGCACCACCGCCGGCGACATTTCGTAG
- a CDS encoding type II secretion system F family protein codes for MPDFTYEALARTGAKSTGTLTANSEREAAQILDGRGLFPLKILLAKTQASGAGGIFGGRVSGRQTATFYAQLADLLHSGVPLLRSLELLERQTQNRTLQAVLREVRAKVADGTGLAQAMGQHPKVFNELAVSMVRAGQEGGFLEDVLKRVAGFVENQEDLKAKVVGSLAYPVFLAGAGTLVVTILMVFFVPKFEKIFEKLKEKNEMPSITSAIMALSNFLIGYWWLIILVVVGLVVVYKRWAATPSGRLVVDRWRIRLPLFGPVFLSLALSRFCRILGTMLQNGIPILKALIIAKDSTGNSVLSAAIERSAENVTAGQKLADPLRKSGFFPSDVVEMITIAEEANSLEKVLIGIADNLDKRTARNLDMMVKLLEPIMLLVMAVIVGFIAIGLLLPVFKMSSTVG; via the coding sequence ATGCCCGATTTCACATACGAAGCGCTCGCCCGCACGGGGGCCAAGTCCACCGGCACGCTGACCGCCAACAGCGAGCGGGAGGCGGCGCAGATTCTGGACGGCCGCGGGCTGTTCCCGCTCAAAATCCTGCTCGCCAAGACCCAGGCGTCCGGGGCCGGCGGGATCTTCGGCGGGCGCGTCAGCGGCCGCCAGACCGCGACCTTCTACGCGCAACTGGCCGACCTGCTCCACTCCGGCGTGCCGCTCCTGCGGTCGCTCGAGCTGCTCGAGCGCCAGACCCAGAACCGCACGCTCCAGGCCGTGCTCCGCGAGGTGCGGGCGAAGGTGGCCGACGGCACCGGGCTGGCCCAGGCGATGGGCCAGCACCCGAAGGTGTTCAACGAACTGGCCGTGAGCATGGTCCGCGCCGGCCAGGAGGGCGGGTTCCTCGAGGACGTGCTCAAGCGGGTGGCCGGGTTCGTGGAGAACCAGGAGGACCTGAAGGCGAAAGTGGTCGGCTCGCTCGCGTACCCGGTGTTCCTGGCCGGGGCCGGAACGCTCGTCGTCACCATCCTCATGGTCTTCTTCGTGCCGAAGTTCGAGAAGATCTTCGAGAAGCTCAAAGAAAAGAACGAGATGCCCTCGATCACCAGCGCGATCATGGCGCTGAGCAACTTCCTCATCGGCTACTGGTGGCTCATCATCCTGGTGGTCGTGGGTTTGGTCGTCGTCTACAAACGCTGGGCCGCGACCCCGTCCGGGCGGCTGGTGGTGGACCGGTGGCGCATCCGGCTCCCGCTGTTCGGCCCGGTGTTCCTCAGCCTCGCGCTGTCCCGCTTCTGCCGGATCCTGGGGACGATGCTCCAGAACGGGATCCCGATCCTCAAAGCGCTGATCATCGCCAAGGACTCGACCGGGAACAGCGTCCTCAGTGCCGCCATTGAGCGGAGTGCGGAGAACGTGACGGCCGGGCAGAAGCTGGCCGACCCGCTCCGCAAGAGCGGCTTCTTCCCGTCCGACGTGGTGGAGATGATCACCATCGCGGAAGAGGCGAACAGCCTGGAGAAGGTGCTGATCGGCATCGCCGACAACCTCGACAAGCGGACCGCCCGGAACCTCGACATGATGGTGAAGTTGCTCGAGCCGATCATGTTGCTCGTCATGGCCGTGATCGTCGGCTTCATTGCCATTGGCCTGCTCCTGCCGGTGTTCAAGATGAGCAGCACGGTCGGTTGA
- a CDS encoding prepilin-type N-terminal cleavage/methylation domain-containing protein, whose protein sequence is MTARNTRRGYTLFEVLVVLALLILMTALVLPSAEAIRSGPRQRAAADVIRGELAIARSRAMEEGRPYRVALSSDNTRIRRAPDDENFAQAAASSVAGGSATVVDYPFDHVTAVRVADQNAQPPNSTDGWVTIASVQPDGSCLEDSVLISIQENNVPGLYVRVRGLTGSSRVVPSGSVNGGAQ, encoded by the coding sequence ATGACGGCTCGCAACACACGCCGCGGGTACACGCTGTTTGAGGTACTCGTCGTGCTGGCGCTTCTGATCCTCATGACCGCACTGGTGCTGCCGAGCGCGGAGGCGATCCGCAGCGGCCCCCGCCAGCGGGCCGCTGCGGACGTGATCCGCGGGGAACTCGCGATCGCCCGCTCCCGCGCGATGGAGGAGGGGCGCCCGTACCGCGTCGCGCTCAGTTCGGACAACACCCGCATCCGCCGCGCCCCGGACGACGAGAACTTCGCACAGGCAGCGGCTTCCAGCGTCGCGGGCGGTTCCGCGACGGTGGTCGATTACCCGTTCGATCACGTCACCGCGGTCCGCGTGGCCGATCAGAACGCGCAACCGCCCAACTCGACCGACGGGTGGGTCACGATCGCCTCGGTCCAGCCCGACGGGAGCTGCCTCGAGGACTCGGTCCTGATCTCGATCCAAGAGAACAACGTCCCGGGCCTGTACGTCCGGGTGCGCGGCCTGACCGGGAGCTCCCGCGTCGTCCCGAGCGGCAGCGTGAACGGGGGGGCGCAATGA
- a CDS encoding PDDEXK family nuclease — MSAYATAGVPEYWLLDAWGAGPRFDIFKRGKKEYTAVRKSAGWSKSAALGKAFRLTQVEDEEGESDFTLEIR, encoded by the coding sequence ATGTCTGCGTACGCGACGGCCGGCGTTCCCGAATACTGGCTGCTCGACGCGTGGGGTGCGGGGCCCCGGTTCGACATTTTCAAGCGCGGGAAGAAGGAATATACCGCCGTGCGCAAATCCGCCGGGTGGTCGAAGTCGGCTGCGCTCGGTAAGGCGTTCCGGCTGACTCAAGTCGAGGACGAAGAGGGCGAGTCGGATTTCACACTCGAAATCCGCTGA
- a CDS encoding type II secretion system protein, giving the protein MLLATVRRSPARRSGFTLMEVLVVVAILVMLATVATIATQRYMDDAKKARAQLGCTGLATAIEAYTNNAANPGLTDQEKMPQSPMNLVTPPFGGQSFLRNGQNDIMDPWGKQYQFNPTQRSDGSSYILVMTQAPDGTQISQFGIGPNATPKN; this is encoded by the coding sequence ATGTTGCTCGCTACCGTTCGCCGCTCGCCCGCTCGCCGGTCCGGCTTCACCCTGATGGAAGTGCTCGTGGTGGTGGCCATCCTCGTGATGCTCGCCACGGTCGCCACGATCGCGACCCAGCGGTACATGGACGACGCCAAGAAGGCGCGGGCGCAGCTCGGTTGCACCGGCCTCGCAACTGCGATCGAGGCCTACACGAACAACGCCGCGAACCCGGGTCTGACCGACCAGGAGAAGATGCCCCAGAGCCCGATGAATCTCGTCACCCCGCCGTTCGGTGGCCAGTCGTTCCTGCGGAACGGTCAGAACGACATCATGGACCCGTGGGGCAAGCAGTACCAGTTCAATCCGACGCAACGGAGCGACGGATCGTCGTACATTCTGGTTATGACGCAGGCCCCGGACGGGACGCAGATCAGCCAGTTCGGTATCGGCCCCAACGCCACGCCGAAAAACTGA
- the queG gene encoding tRNA epoxyqueuosine(34) reductase QueG, whose amino-acid sequence MENASNTHQGPNAALPGRLKEKARELGFALSGIAPATAADGFPRFRDWLARGFAGEMSYLHTQGDARRHPDSILGTVRSVLMVGMEYGERGQPPPPAPEEPTPNPSLKGGEPDLRSPDTARESEEALHAFTPSLKGGGWGVGASASSGRVAAYAAGPDYHRYIWDRLNALAAWLEAEAPGCHTEAVADTAPLLERDFARRAGLGWVGKNTMLIHPRRGSFFFLGAVLTDLELATDDPFLNSHCGTCTACLDACPTRAFPEPFVLDATKCISYLTVELRSEIPVALRGPMGNWLYGCDVCQDVCPWNRKRTGGGEGTAGAGGFPYDPEMARLDPVELLGLDATAFRERFKKTSLWRNRRPGLLRNAAIVLGNVGDERALPALERALADADGLIREAARWAIERIRQRISSVKSDSPSSSST is encoded by the coding sequence GTGGAGAACGCGTCAAACACCCACCAGGGCCCGAACGCGGCCCTTCCGGGTCGTCTCAAAGAGAAGGCCCGCGAACTGGGCTTCGCCCTATCGGGCATCGCCCCCGCGACCGCGGCGGACGGCTTTCCGCGCTTTCGCGACTGGCTGGCCCGGGGCTTCGCCGGCGAGATGTCCTACCTCCACACCCAGGGCGACGCGCGCCGCCACCCCGACAGCATTCTGGGAACGGTCCGCAGCGTACTCATGGTGGGGATGGAGTACGGCGAGCGCGGACAACCGCCCCCCCCGGCTCCCGAAGAACCCACCCCCAACCCCTCCCTGAAGGGAGGGGAGCCAGACCTTCGGAGCCCCGATACCGCCAGAGAGTCGGAGGAGGCATTGCACGCGTTCACCCCCTCCCTGAAGGGAGGGGGTTGGGGGGTGGGGGCTTCTGCTTCCTCCGGTCGCGTCGCCGCCTACGCCGCCGGTCCGGATTACCACCGGTACATCTGGGACCGCCTGAACGCGCTCGCCGCTTGGCTCGAAGCCGAAGCGCCCGGGTGCCACACGGAGGCCGTGGCCGACACCGCGCCGCTGCTCGAACGCGACTTCGCGCGCCGCGCGGGGTTGGGGTGGGTCGGCAAGAACACCATGCTCATCCACCCGCGCCGCGGGAGCTTCTTCTTCCTCGGTGCGGTGCTCACCGATCTCGAACTCGCCACCGACGACCCGTTTCTCAACTCGCACTGCGGAACCTGTACCGCGTGTCTCGATGCGTGCCCGACGCGGGCGTTCCCCGAGCCGTTCGTACTCGACGCGACCAAGTGCATCAGCTACCTGACCGTGGAACTCCGATCGGAAATTCCTGTCGCGCTTCGCGGGCCGATGGGGAACTGGCTCTACGGCTGCGACGTGTGCCAGGACGTGTGCCCGTGGAACCGGAAACGCACCGGGGGTGGGGAGGGAACTGCGGGCGCGGGCGGCTTCCCGTATGACCCCGAGATGGCCCGGTTGGACCCGGTCGAACTGCTCGGTCTGGACGCGACCGCGTTCCGGGAGCGGTTCAAGAAAACGTCGCTGTGGCGCAACCGGCGGCCGGGGCTCTTGCGCAACGCGGCCATTGTCCTCGGTAACGTGGGCGACGAGCGCGCGCTGCCGGCGCTGGAACGCGCGCTCGCCGACGCAGACGGCCTGATCCGCGAGGCGGCGCGGTGGGCGATTGAACGAATTCGTCAGCGGATTTCGAGTGTGAAATCCGACTCGCCCTCTTCGTCCTCGACTTGA
- a CDS encoding type IV pilus modification PilV family protein, which yields MTRCRPARTARPGLSLIEVILALAILVLATTAISRLFDIGTDRGTEARVYSRGARLAQSKMAEAEAGLISPLSGGANGQFDGDDAAWTYSVTAEGAGPTNLYTVTVTVSRDVRGKPLQVSLTQMVFDPALIGSSAQAETPDASSVITAGTSTIDGVSSSSMGASSTGGASP from the coding sequence ATGACCCGGTGCCGGCCCGCCCGAACGGCCCGCCCCGGGCTGTCGCTCATTGAAGTCATTCTCGCGCTCGCGATCCTCGTACTCGCAACGACCGCCATCAGTCGGCTGTTCGACATCGGCACCGATCGCGGGACCGAGGCCCGCGTGTACTCGCGCGGCGCCCGGCTGGCGCAGTCCAAGATGGCCGAGGCCGAGGCGGGGCTGATCTCCCCCCTGAGCGGCGGGGCCAACGGCCAGTTCGACGGCGACGACGCGGCGTGGACGTACAGCGTCACCGCTGAGGGGGCCGGCCCGACCAACCTGTACACCGTCACCGTCACCGTCAGCCGCGACGTGCGGGGCAAGCCGCTTCAGGTGTCCCTCACGCAGATGGTGTTCGACCCGGCCCTCATCGGGTCCAGCGCTCAGGCCGAAACACCCGACGCCTCGTCCGTTATCACCGCGGGCACGAGTACGATCGACGGGGTCAGCAGCAGCTCTATGGGCGCCAGTTCAACGGGAGGAGCCTCGCCGTGA